One genomic segment of Candidatus Neomarinimicrobiota bacterium includes these proteins:
- a CDS encoding TetR/AcrR family transcriptional regulator — MARPKDSTRVKAAENRQKILESAMDTFAENGYEGASMRQIAYVAGVNTYMLYYHFEKKKTLFEQVLKSVTGQVFSELGKGIGDAEDLESAIGKVYDIYADLMANRKGHLRSFLAQEIAAGASHIAPVLRVMGPEIIKLLEPKLCDHLNREELPYQDVVRSVVIMMSSIVATFLLEPAFQNLLDVYGLAVRTPEYKAQFTATIMGGIEQHYAGKSRKLEEN, encoded by the coding sequence ATGGCCCGCCCAAAAGATAGCACCCGAGTAAAAGCAGCCGAAAACCGGCAGAAAATTTTAGAATCGGCCATGGACACCTTCGCCGAGAACGGATATGAAGGGGCCAGTATGCGCCAGATTGCCTATGTGGCCGGCGTCAATACGTACATGCTTTACTATCATTTTGAGAAAAAGAAGACTCTGTTTGAGCAGGTCCTTAAATCTGTGACCGGCCAGGTATTCTCCGAGCTCGGGAAGGGAATTGGGGATGCTGAGGATCTGGAATCAGCCATCGGCAAGGTGTATGATATATATGCCGATCTGATGGCGAATCGTAAGGGACATCTGCGCTCCTTTCTAGCACAGGAAATAGCCGCCGGTGCCTCGCATATCGCCCCTGTATTACGGGTAATGGGGCCCGAGATCATCAAGCTTTTGGAGCCGAAATTATGTGACCACCTAAACCGAGAAGAGCTTCCCTATCAGGATGTCGTCCGGTCGGTTGTCATCATGATGTCATCCATAGTCGCAACCTTTCTATTGGAACCGGCATTCCAAAATTTGTTGGACGTTTATGGCTTAGCCGTTAGAACACCCGAGTATAAGGCTCAGTTCACCGCCACCATTATGGGCGGTATCGAGCAGCATTATGCAGGAAAATCTCGTAAACTGGAGGAGAATTGA